In Calliopsis andreniformis isolate RMS-2024a chromosome 9, iyCalAndr_principal, whole genome shotgun sequence, the genomic window tttaatttgtatGAGCTAGTACTAAATAATGGCAAAAAGATCATTAATTCTTATTCCAGCTGCTCTTTATTTGATAAAATAGTCTTCTGTCATCTACATCTTTATAAATAACATACTTctgtacaccgtataaaaggcagTACTGGAAAGTGAACAGTTACAATTTTAACTCTCAAAGTTTGAATATCTTCGTCACCAACATGTTTCGCAAAGTGATCATTTTGTTTGCTCTTATTGCAGTGGTCTTGAGTTCAAGTAAGAATACTCTTTTTCATCATATCTTGTCTCTCATGACTTATACGTATAGTATATCAATACTCGTATTTTGACATTAATTACGTTTTCATTAAAAATTGTATAACCACAGGCATAATTAAAAAATGTGGACCTAACGAAGTGTGGAAAGAATGTGGAACGAGATGCGAACCCACTTGCAAGAATCCCAATCCCATTTGTGTTAAGGTAAATTTTATTTTCGTATACTCTTTATATTCGTAAGAAGATAGATTTATATATTTGCCTTTCTAATTTTGTAAAAACAACCTCATGTAAGAGGGCTGTAATATATTTCTGAATACTGATAAAAGAACATGTTTTGCTATTGCATATTCTTCTACCATGAATATACCGAACATCAATTTTGTTTTAGATATGTGTACCAAATGTCTGCCAATGTAGACCTGGTTTCGTACGTGAAAATGGACGTTGTCTCCCCGCTGCTCAATGTAAATCAGAGTGCTACTAGATTAAATAATGATTTTCaaatagaatattaaaatattttttcttagAAGTATTTCTTTGTTAAGAAGTTTTCTTTGTTGATTCTGAATAAAATAGAGCGatgattaatgttattattattttaaattattcccTGCGAAACTACTATTTCtcattttataattaaaaagtatttCAAGTATCGAAAATtatctcaaatattaaaataaacagaacCACTAAAAATGTACAATCTATTACATTTCGTTAAGGGAGCAGTAGTCAcagtttcattaaaaatttgtatCCACAGGCTTATATCAACCGAAATGTGGACCGAACGAAGTGTTGAATAGCTGTGGAATTAGATGTGAACCCACTTGTCAGAACCTCAATCCCATTTGTCCTCGGGtaacattattttattttcatgtaCTCTTCATAATCGTATACTTTAagattaattttgtattaagaaaataataatagctaACAATTTTACTGGATCGTATAGAGCACCAAAAAAGGTAGACTTATGTGCTTGCCTCTTTAGTTTAAAAACACGAACACATTTAAAAAgtctaaatatatgtatatattatatatttatctattcttctgaaatgaatataacaaatataaatttaattctaGATATGCCTACGGAATAGAGAGATCTGCGAATGTAGACCTGGCTTCGTACGCGAAAATGGACGTTGTCTCCCAGCTGCTCAATGTAAACCATCATACTACGGTTAAATAATCATTTTCAAAATGAAATAGTTTTTCTTAAATGCATTTCTTTTGTTAAAATAATGGGTTTATACTTTTTCTTCTGTTGGTGTTAGTTATTTTTGAATAAAGTAGAGCGGTAACTACTACTTGTGTCATTTTTAtttatcatcattattattttttcataaaaaGCTACCTCCCGCCCGCTTGTACACGTTATTCATACGCATCCTGTATAATTAAATGAAAGTATGATTCATCCTAAAATCAACTGAAAAGTTATACTTTTTTCGAAACAAGTTCACCAAATAATCCATTCTTCACAACGCTGACATTTATCTACCTCGTTTTTTGTCAGCGTTGCACAA contains:
- the LOC143183367 gene encoding uncharacterized protein LOC143183367 codes for the protein MFRKLVILFALIAVVLSSPLCGPNEVLKSCASRCEPTCQNPNPYCRPVLCAHNVCQCRPGFVRERGRCLPAAHCKSLYHVEWQLMLVLFKEIPLIQYLKTIFPLRNRKYLTKLPFSILYSNSNGPYLTTNSTETTYSHNIVQYNSAKSTNSGKRLIIMKRIYESMYFTSILDENKRLTDTRSVMCANVLYDSDTYFNLYELVLNNGKKIINSYSSLTYFCTPYKRQYWKVNSYNFNSQSLNIFVTNMFRKVIILFALIAVVLSSSIIKKCGPNEVWKECGTRCEPTCKNPNPICVKICVPNVCQCRPGFVRENGRCLPAAQCLYQPKCGPNEVLNSCGIRCEPTCQNLNPICPRICLRNREICECRPGFVRENGRCLPAAQCKPSYYG